A window of Solanum stenotomum isolate F172 chromosome 3, ASM1918654v1, whole genome shotgun sequence contains these coding sequences:
- the LOC125859978 gene encoding peroxidase 72-like has protein sequence MAKIIWTLFLVAFVCLSSKTKYYVYGCLDPQFYDLSCPKAKEIVKFVVSKAVAKEARMAASLLRLHFHDCFVKGCDASLLLDSSRTIISEKLSNANRNSARGFEVIDEIKCALEKECPQIVSCADILALAARDSTVLAGGPSWEVPLGRRDSREASLSGSNNDIPAPNNTFDTIFTKFNSKGLDLVDLVALSGAHTIGDSRCISFKQRLYGQSGNYYFPDYSLDRFYGAQLSTMCPRFGGDQNLFFLDYVSPTKFDNNYFKNLLVLRGLLNSDQVLVTQNMASLQLVTLYAQNNEIFFQQFAKSMVKMGNISPLTGLRGEIRKNCRIKNN, from the exons ATGGCTAAAATAATATGGACTTTATTTCTTGTTGCTTTTGTATGTTTGTCTAGCAAGACCAAATATTATGTTTATGGTTGCTTGGACCCACAATTTTATGATTTGTCTTGCCCTAAAGCAAAAGAAATTGTCAAGTTTGTTGTTTCTAAGGCAGTAGCCAAAGAAGCAAGAATGGCTGCCTCTTTGTTGAGGCTTCATTTTCATGATTGTTTTGTCAAG GGTTGTGATGCATCTTTGCTTTTGGACAGCAGTAGAACAATAATAAGTGAAAAATTATCAAACGCCAATAGGAATTCGGCACGTGGATTTGAAGTAATTGATGAGATTAAATGTGCACTTGAAAAGGAATGCCCTCAAATTGTCTCTTGTGCTGATATATTAGCACTTGCTGCAAGAGATTCTACTGTTTTA GCTGGTGGACCAAGTTGGGAGGTTCCATTGGGACGAAGAGACTCAAGAGAGGCTAGTTTAAGTGGTTCCAACAATGATATTCCTGCTCCCAATAATACATTTGATACTATTTTCACTAAATTCAATTCAAAAGGACTTGATCTTGTCGATCTGGTTGCTTTATCAG GGGCCCACACAATTGGAGATTCTAGATGTATCAGCTTCAAACAAAGACTCTATGGTCAATCAGGAAATTACTATTTTCCAGATTACTCCTTAGATAGATTTTATGGTGCACAATTGAGCACTATGTGCCCAAGATTTGGTGGTgaccaaaatttatttttcttggattATGTGTCACCAACAAAATTTGATAACAATTACTTCAAGAACTTGTTGGTTTTAAGGGGTTTGTTGAACTCAGATCAAGTTCTTGTGACACAAAATATGGCATCATTACAATTGGTGACATTGTATGCTCAAAATAATGAGATTTTCTTCCAGCAGTTCGCGAAATCTATGGTGAAAATGGGAAATATTTCACCTTTAACGGGATTGAGGGGAGAGATTAGGAAGAACTGCagaataaaaaacaattaa